The Actinomycetota bacterium region AGAACGGACCGATGTCTCCCATCTGGTCGGGGTTGGCGCGGGTGCGGCCCACGACGATGCCGTGGCCAGGTGCGGCTGCATCGAGGCCGGCCGACAGCCAACCAGGCTGGGGGACAGTGTCGTCATCGGTGAACGCGATGACCGGGGCGCGGCTGATACGCCACCCGGTGTTGCGCCCCGCAGCGGGGCCGCGTGACCGCTCGTGGCGTACGACCCTCAGGTCGAGCGTGGTGCGCCGTTCGAGGTCGACGAGCACCTGCGGGGTCGCATCTGCCGAGCCGTCGTCGACGATGACGACCTCGAACGGTCTCCGCAGGTCCTGCCGTTCCAGCGCATCGACCAACCGCGGGAGAAGCGCGGCACGGTCGCGGGTCGAGACGACGACCGCCACGTCCGGCAGTTCGCCCACGGTCCTCTCGCGACTCGACAGGTCGGTCAGCATACGGACCAGTGCCGCAGCGCGACTCAGCCGTGGTCAGCGTGCTGCGGAAGGTCGGAAGCCGGGCGCGCGTGGACGGCCGAGAAGGGCCAGTGGGGCGTTCCCGTCAGTACCTGCCGTCCCAGCCGGCGCACCCACCTTCGCAGCAGACCGGGCAGACCAGGGCCGCTGGGCCGGTCACGCCCGCTCGGCCCCAGAGGGATGCCGACCATGCGCGCGTCGACGATGTCGAAGCCGGTCACCTGCAGCATCGCGAGGTGGCCCGCCCGGTTCGGCTCGCTCCACGTCCGGGTGTGGCCCACGAGCCGCTGGACCGGGGTGCCGCGCAGCAGCACCGACGTACGCAGGTCGACCTGCTCGACCGACAGCAGCACGCCCCGCGTGACCGACCGAACCGCCTCCAGCGCCGCGAGCGGATCGCGCAGGTGCTCCAGCAGCGCCCCGACGATCACGACATCGAACACCCCGATGCGCTCGGGCGACAGGTCGTAGACGTTCACGATCTGCCGTGACACCTCGGAGCCCAGCGCCTGGTGAGCCAGATCGAAACGCGCGCCCGTGGACTCGCGTCCGCGTTGCAGATCCGTCGGTCGCTCGCGCGGGAGCCAGTCGAGGTCGGCCTGGTCCTCGATGTCCACCGCGACCACCTCGGCGGCGCCCCGACGCTCGAGTTCGAACGCGTAGAAGCCGTCCATCGTCGCCACGTCGAGGCAGCGCAGGCCCTCGATGCGGGGCCACGGCAGCGCGTCCACGACGGGGCGGAGGTCGAAGAAACCCGGGGTCACGATCCCGGGGGCGAGCTCCATCGTGTGGTACCAGGAGGACTGCTCCTCGACCCGTCTTCCGACGTCGTCGGCCTCGATCACACGACGCTCCTGGTCGACTGCCCCGCGTGCGGCACGCTAGCTAGCGCTGGCAGGGGAGCGCCTAGGGGACCGCGGATACGCTCGTGCCATGTCCTCCACCTCGAGCCAGCCCGCCGCGGCTCGTCCCGTCCTCGAGCTGCGAGCCGGTCCCGTGTCGGTCCGCGAGCTGCTCGGGAACCTGACCGCGCACCTCGACCTGCTGCCGCTGCTCGCGCGTCAGCACTTCCAGGGACAGTTCCGGGCGGCCCGTCTCGGCCTCGCGTGGAGCGCGATCCAGCCCCTGATCCGGGGCGCGGTCCTCGCCGTGATCTTCACCCAGGTCGTGCCCATCGGGACGGAGGTCAGCTACCCCGCGTTCATCTTCGCCGGGACCGCGGTTTGGGCGTACCTGTCGCAGGTCGTCACGACCGGCACCACGTCGATCAGCGCGAGTGCGGTGCTGGCGAACAAGGTGTACTTCCCGCGGCTGTTGCTCCCGGCGATGCCGGCGGCTGCCGCGCTCCCGGCGTACCTGCTCAACCTCGTCGTCGTCGTGCTTCTGGTGCTCGTCTTCGGCGAGCCGCTCACCCTCCACGTGGTGACGCTGCCGGCCACGGTCCTGCTGGGCTGCGTGCTGGTCACCGTCGCTTCCGCCGTGCTCGGGTTGCTGCACGTCTACTACCGCGACGTCGGTCCGTTGGTCACGGCGTTGATGGGCGTCGCGTTCTACGCGACGCCCATCATCTACCCCGCGGAGCGGCTCGGGCAGTGGCGCTGGTTGCTCGAGGTCAACCCTTTGACCGGTGCCGTCGCGGCGGTGCGCTGGTCGCTGTTCGGAGGCGACGAGGACCTCGGCAACGCGGTGTGGTGGGCCCTCGCGTGGATCGTCGCGCTCTCGATCGCGGCCGTACTGGCGTACCGAAGTCACGACGCGCTGTGCACGGACCGGCTGTGACCGCCGACGCAGCGATCGTCGTCGAGCACGTCGACAAGGTCTTCCGCCAGTACCGCGACCAGGGGATGCTCCTGCAACGCCTGCTTCACCCGCTGCGCAGCCGGCGCCACGAGGACATCTGGGCGCTCCGGGACGTGTCCTTCCGGCTCGCGCCGGGCGACACCCTGGGCATCGTTGGACGCAACGGGTCGGGGAAGACCACGTTGCTGCGTCTCCTCGCGGGTGTCACCGCCCCCACGACCGGCCGCGTGCGGGTCGAGGGTCGGCGCGCCCCGCTGATCGGGGTCGGCGTCGGTTTCAACAACGAGCTGACGGGGCGCGAGAACGTGCACGTCAACGGCCGTCTCCTCGGCATGACCGCGGACGAGGTCGAGGAGCGCTACGACGCGATCGTCGACTTCTCCGAGATCGAACCGTTCATCGACACCCCCGTGAAGTTCTACAGCTCCGGGATGTTCCTGCGGCTGGCGTTGTCGGTGGCGCTGCACACCTACCCCGACGTGATGCTGGTCGACGAGGTGCTGGCCGTCGGCGACATCGCGTTCCAGAGCAAGTGCTTCGACCGCATGCGCGAGCTGCAGGACCGCGGCTCGTCGCTGGTGCTGGTGACCCACAACCTGCAGCTGCTGCAGAGCGTCACGCCCCGAACCATCATCCTCGACGAGGGACGGAGGGTGTACGACGGCGCCACCGAGGACGGGGTCGGCCTGTACCACGAGATCCTGGCGCGAGGTCCGCTGCTCCCCCAACGGCGACCCCCGCAGGGTGCGGTCCCGGTCCCATCCCCCGACCGCGGCGCCACGGTGACAGCGACCGTTCTCGACGAACACGGCGACCCCACGAGCCAGGTGGCCGCGCACCGATCGCTGACGATCGCCGTCCACGTCCGGTTCCGCTCGGAGGTCAGCGATCCGATCGTCGGGCTGGCTTTCGACCGGCCCGGTCTGGGTCCGCTGTTCGC contains the following coding sequences:
- a CDS encoding class I SAM-dependent methyltransferase yields the protein MIEADDVGRRVEEQSSWYHTMELAPGIVTPGFFDLRPVVDALPWPRIEGLRCLDVATMDGFYAFELERRGAAEVVAVDIEDQADLDWLPRERPTDLQRGRESTGARFDLAHQALGSEVSRQIVNVYDLSPERIGVFDVVIVGALLEHLRDPLAALEAVRSVTRGVLLSVEQVDLRTSVLLRGTPVQRLVGHTRTWSEPNRAGHLAMLQVTGFDIVDARMVGIPLGPSGRDRPSGPGLPGLLRRWVRRLGRQVLTGTPHWPFSAVHARPASDLPQHADHG
- a CDS encoding ABC transporter permease, with product MSSTSSQPAAARPVLELRAGPVSVRELLGNLTAHLDLLPLLARQHFQGQFRAARLGLAWSAIQPLIRGAVLAVIFTQVVPIGTEVSYPAFIFAGTAVWAYLSQVVTTGTTSISASAVLANKVYFPRLLLPAMPAAAALPAYLLNLVVVVLLVLVFGEPLTLHVVTLPATVLLGCVLVTVASAVLGLLHVYYRDVGPLVTALMGVAFYATPIIYPAERLGQWRWLLEVNPLTGAVAAVRWSLFGGDEDLGNAVWWALAWIVALSIAAVLAYRSHDALCTDRL
- a CDS encoding ABC transporter ATP-binding protein, which translates into the protein MTADAAIVVEHVDKVFRQYRDQGMLLQRLLHPLRSRRHEDIWALRDVSFRLAPGDTLGIVGRNGSGKTTLLRLLAGVTAPTTGRVRVEGRRAPLIGVGVGFNNELTGRENVHVNGRLLGMTADEVEERYDAIVDFSEIEPFIDTPVKFYSSGMFLRLALSVALHTYPDVMLVDEVLAVGDIAFQSKCFDRMRELQDRGSSLVLVTHNLQLLQSVTPRTIILDEGRRVYDGATEDGVGLYHEILARGPLLPQRRPPQGAVPVPSPDRGATVTATVLDEHGDPTSQVAAHRSLTIAVHVRFRSEVSDPIVGLAFDRPGLGPLFATASRPGSYRATHGPDKDLHAEITFADLPLLSGTYAVRTMVQTEGDIEPLGTGRPVLFHITNSNPGAGAVDLRPSIRVEGEPVEVVDPRLAP